Within Lolium rigidum isolate FL_2022 chromosome 5, APGP_CSIRO_Lrig_0.1, whole genome shotgun sequence, the genomic segment GCCCATGTCTTCTAGTTTAGTTTCAAATATCTGGAGAGAGACAACTCCCTCCACAAACATTGGTGTAGACTCTGAAAAAAATCAGCTCACGATAGAATAATACTTCCATTAATACATATTAGCTCACGATGTGTACATATATAATCTTCATGAAATAACCCAGAAACAAAGTAAGTTGTCAAGGAGAAAAAAATACATTGCTAGGCAATATTGCAGAAACAGTAAGCATTTTGTTACATTTCTACTTGGTATTTACATTCAGCAGGAAAAAGTATATCATCTGGGTTATGCCAATACACAGGACAATATGTATAGCTTTCCTGGATAGCACAACTAAAACAATAAATGTAATTCACTAGTGTCGGTGCTGTCTCTGAACAGCCTTACATGCCATGTTCATTCACATAAGCGACGTCTCCGTGTTCTTGTGCGCAGCCATTGAAGATCAACTGTCCCCTAAAGAGTTGCCAGGAGCTGTTCATCTCTGCAGATAGAACGCTGTACCAATCAAAACGATCCATAGGGTGACGATCGCCCAGTCGCTCCTTTTCCATTCCATTGGCGGTCGCAGGAGAAACAGATTGCCAAAGATGTTTGCTGAAGATTCAGGTTGGCTGCTGGCGGCCacaatctttcttttcttctcctcttgCTCCTCGATTTTGTCACTCCATGTTCCGGCATACCTGATTAAAAGGTGACGTGTCAGATGAATCTAGCAAAACATATTGACAGGCAATTCTTCCTTAGTTTCAAATGGAAGAGTATGTTGTGTTGTAGTAAATTGTAACTTAGCCGCATATGGAAGTAGCTGTCATGCAAAAACTCTTGCAGAACGCATAGGATGTTGCTGCTCACAGAGTTGTATGTCATGGTTCTGATTCAAGTTGTTGTTTAAACCAGGAGTAGAAAACATAACTAATTCCAGGATGTATTATTAGCCATAAAATGGTGTCAGTCAGAATTAACGGGCATCTATATATGTTCAGTACCCAAAATTATTCTGCTGTGGAAAGATGAACTTGAACTTTTGCTATACTTGCAACCGCACAAATATATTATTTGTTGCACGATGTCATGCAGTAGCAGCAAAACTACAGTGTACAGTACTCCCTACATTTCAATTTAGGTACAGTTCagcaaacatgcttatgaagaagCAGATGTTTGAAGCTTAAAATTACTCATCTACCTGTTGTATGAGACAAAAATCAGAAGACTCATTTAGGCAATGTAAGCAGCCAAGCAAATTGGCTATTACATTTTACTTCTTTAATGTTTTGCTAGAAGGCATCACCCAACTCAAACATCGCCGACATGCAGAGAAACCAGAGTACTAGTTGTCAGGCAGAGATGGTGAAAAGAAATAGTCCAGCCTCAGAGAGATAACTAACCAGTCCCAGCTGGATCCAATTTGTGGTATCGTGACCACCTCGTCGTTGGAGATCTTCAACTTGGGTGCCTCCGCAATGTACCGGAAATCAGCCGCCTGCCTCCTGATGCTAATCACAGGATGTGTGCGCTCCAATTGTTTGTACAGTGCTATGCAATCCTTGTGTCGCCTATTGGCATCATATGCCATTGCAAGCCAAATTTGAATCTGGAAGTGAGAGCAGGCAGTACATATGACTAAGGCACCTACAGGATCTTTCATGAAAGTTTACAGCCATGATCAAGGGCTGTGATTGAAATCACTGAACTGGTAAAGGTGACAGTGACACGTGCTGCTGATATGTTTGTCAATCATACAGtatgatgctagcttggataatatTTGCACACAGACAGATTTTCTATGCTAATCTGCTACGGAGGAATATGTCATGTTCACTATGaaagaattttttaaaatttcattgTAAATAGCCATTCTTTCTCGTAGATTGAGGTACAGTAAAGGTTGTCTCTACAGATGTGACGGTGACATGTGATAACTCATACCAAGTCCGTTTACAGCGTACTTACCTGCAGGGCATTCAAAGTGCCATTAACTACACCTAACAGCATTTTCCTCTCGGCATCCATATCCCTATATGTAAGTATGTAACCATTTGTGAAATTCTCTAAGAATGAATGGTTCTCCGTGGCTCTAGCTACCTTCTTGTTCATTATAAGTGGTGCTCGTTCCATCCTTAGTTAACTAAGTGAAGTAACCAGTTAGCAGGATACAGCTACGCTTGTGGTATCCGTTGTCCCTTCATGTAGACACCGTCAGTGGTAATAACTAGCAGGTTCCTTAGCAGTAGCATCCACATTATTTCGAGAGCGACTTATGCACAATCATTTGGCACATCACAGTGACCAGACCACGCGAAACCTCGGACCATGGATCTCATATTTTTAGATTCTCAGGGAGACAACCTCCCCGATGGATCTCATATCAATAGCACGACATGTGCAAATGTGCAGCATAGATACTACCTCACCACCGAGGAGCGATGAGGGGCGTATGATGGTGAGTGCGGCCTCCAAGAACTCGATGGAGCGGCCATACATCCCCTTCCCGTACGCCCTCTGCCCCATGTCGAACATCTGCTTCGCAGTCGCCCTCCTTTCGGCCTGCTCCTTCGCCACCTGCAAACACTCACCCCGGGATATTCAGTCTCCTTCACCACCTTCTCCAAATAGCAAATTCTAGCACGATCCAGGTAAGAATGGGAGAGTGGCAAATAGTAATTAGTGAACTAGCTAGTAATGTGTAGCTTGGTCAGATCCGTTGTTCAGTCCATGTTTGGTTCTGCAAACTGCAATGTCACTTTGGTGTCAGTGTGGCTGTGTACATGTGCTGCAGTGAGTAGTCGGCAATCAACAAGGCTACTACGAGATGACTATGGCGGGGAGAGATGGCAACCTTCTCGAGCTCTCGGCGGACGCgctcgcgcttctcctcctcggaCTCGTCGTCCGCGGAGGCCCGGCTCTGCAGCTCCTCCGCGGTGCGCTCCAGCTCGTCCATCTCCTCCGCCTCCTTCAGCCGCcgcctcatctccgcctccctctccctccgctcctcctcctccgacttgtactccccgcctccgccgcccgaGGCGGAGGCCGCGAACCTGGCCGCCGGCGCGTGGCCgcgggagaggcggcgcgggcgcAGGGGCCTGGGGGCCCAGCTGCAGAGGTGGAGGCGCGGGCGGCAAACGGCGAGGTGGGCCCGCGGGGCCGCGGTGGCGTCGCCGAGGAGCagaccggcggccatcgccggagCAGGGGAGGGAAATGCGCTGGAGGAGTTAAAAAACTGGTTCTTTTGTGCGCCAGTTAAATGGCTTTGGCACGGCACCGCTGTggatgacaggtgggcccagatgCCGATATTTTTTCAGAGGAGAAAGAAATGGTGCGGAGGAGAGAGTGGACGCGTGGTGCTGCCAATTCGAAGGTGTAGCCATCGACGACCACTGCTGATGctctccttgctttttatttttgttttgggctGAGCATGTTATTTTCTCACATGGAGAAAAGATGGAGGCAATTGTGCAatgcaaagatgcaataatgctaGCTAACAAAACAAAGAAAGGTTTTTGAATAATTTGTATCTGATTCATGATTTTCTGTTAAGCAAGATTGTTACAAGTCCGACAGTCTACGTCTCTCCGAGACGGTGTCGGTTTTATGGCCTAGAAAGCTTCTTGTAACTGAATGTCAATAATTGGAAGGAAAGATCAAGTAACGGGGAGAAGCATTGATTTTCGTAAATGTGCATTCGGACAGATTGCACCTGAACCTCACAAATGTGGCACTCACGAATAGTTAAACTAGCGGAGCTGCTACCAAGTAAAAAAAAAGTAGATGACCTTTTTTAGAATGTTGTCACTTTATTGATTAAGCAGCATCATTACAAAGTTCAACCCGCATACACTTCAGGATCACACCAACTGAAATATTATAAACTATATAAAAGTAAGGAGTTATGTGCCCCCACATCCAAATTACGACCGAAGAACTTGAAGGGACATGGTTCAAAACTCGAGGCTATGTCCTTTATGTTGTTGATCATAGATAGCTATCACCAAATGGCGAAGATATTCGCTATATGATTGAAAGATTTTCTAAGGAAACCTCCAAGTTTTTCTTttgagtttatttttattttgtctttcttttttttgttaaagAAAATGTATGTATCTGTTAGCATAACGGTGTGTGTTCTCTATATGCAAAGGCCGGTGTAAAGTCTTTTGTTTGTATGGGCTTGATGCAAGTTTCAAGTTAATATCATCTCCCTTTAACGAAGAAAAGAACAAAACTACTGAGTGTTGGGTTGTATTCATCTAGTTATTATGAAATTCATTTGCATGCTTTTCAATTAGTACGAATAAGGATGAGAAAACTAatccttttatttttttctttaatGAGTCTAGAAATTACAACCTTCTCTTCAATTTTTCCTTCAAGTAGTTTGAGCTATTTGTTTTTCTAAAAATTTAAAACGTAGTACTTTTTATAATTCTAGTATTGTTAGTGACGCCTTCAATTTTTTCAGATAATGTGTGCAATGGAACCACAAAAGATTTGTTGTGGTGGAGGCTCAATTGTTCCGACTAATAAATTATGAATAATAACAAGCATGCGAGGTTCTAACAACCCGTGATGTCCGATGACATAAATTTTCAGAATAGAACTTGACTTTTGAACAAAATATTAGAAAATTCATAAGGAAGTTCCATGATGATTCCTAAGGATCACCTCACCACCTCCTCACCAGGCAGTGTTTATTTGCATATTTGGAAAGTTGATGGCTTATtacatttatattttattaaaattattttttactcCGTCACATGCTACTAATGTTTGTATTCTAATTTTGACTAAGAAAAGAGGAAAACGATGTGGTCTACACAACTATTTCACTTGAAGATAACTTTGGGCATATGAATACTTAGAATAGGTTCTTTTCATATGGACAATTTAACACACAATTGTGGTGTTGTTTTACATGCTCGTGATGTAGTATTTTTTTTCAACGTTGATGCATATACAACTTTTCAAGTTAAAATCACGGAATATAACAATACCAATACACACTTCACGATATAGGTATAATGCATATCCAAACAAATGTTCATATGACAGACTGATCTAGCTTAGCTTAGTTATAACTACTAGAATACTCTATGGCGTATGAGGAGTCAACAAGTGGTCCAAGCCCATTTTTGTTCTCATACTCTCGCTAGTTCCACGTATTGCTCGCTTTCTTTTTTGTCTCATGATCATATATATGATTCATTATAGAACTCGACTAGCTAATATCTCCGTTCATAGTCATGTTATATGTTGTGTCTCGATGATCGTATTTGCATGCATTTTAATGTTCCTCGACATGATATTCGTAAAATCATAGAAGAAGCACTCATATACTAGAGGATAATCTACCATGGTTTTGATTCGCCAAATTCTAGGGGTTTGTAATAAGAAAATTGATTATTGCGGATTTAACTTATAATTAAGTAGTCTCATCGACGTCATATTCGTTAGAACAAGATCTTATCATCCATTCGTACTTATACAGATCTTGATGTTGAGATCAACCAGTTATCATTGACTTAGAAATTGTTGTTTCCCACCTGCATTATAATAAACAAAACTATGGATGCATACCCATACTAAGACCACAAACATAAGAATTATATATACTTTAGCACTTCGTTCCATAACCAAAAATTAGACAAAGATCCTCTGCAAACATGATAAAACAAAGTTAACCCATGAACAAAAGTGAAGCCAAACATTATAGTTGTACAAGAGAGAACTAATATCCGGAAACAGTGTAATGTTGTTAGTTAAGCAATGCGGTTCTTGGCTTCTCGTGCGGCCACCCGGTTCTTGGCGTCTCGCATGGCCAGCTGGCTCTTCCCTTctcccgccgcctccaccatcgccTCCCCTGACATCCACCGCTCAAACGCGGAGCCAAGCCACAGACGCGTCGCCACCCACATATCCTCTTCTCGCGTGGCCACCCGCATGTACTAATGATATTGTAGCTTAAAGCCTTGAACAATTCTCTCTTCATTTGCTACAAGTTGATTTTTATGAAATATTTTGTGGGCCACAAAATTTTAAGTggggaaattttaaaaaattgttatGTGTTTTTTAACCTGAACCGTCAAGAATTAAGGTTTATCCAACAATAGCAACAAATGTTTTTTCCCTCCTGTTTACAATGATCCCCAAATCTTACTCTCTAAATTCAATCAATTTgtattttatgttttttttaaatACTGAAACGCACAACAGAATATACATGAATAAAAGCTAAAGAATATATTTTAATTTGATCTAATATTTTATCATACCAAAATTAAATTTGTTTCTATTTAATGTCCGGTCAACCTCAATTATTAGTCGatgaaaactttttttttttgaaaccgtaCGCCCGAAGGCATACGAACTTGTATTCATACCGTAGTAAGGAAAAATACAGGGAGATTCAAGTACAAATACAAGTACAAAGAAAGAAGGATACAGGAGGACGTTTTTATTTCGATCCTGCAATTGCTGACTATTCATGCTCATAGGGTGGGTCTAGGATATTGATCATAGACAATTTGATGAAGACcctaacatatatatatatctagcCAAGGACCACGTCTTTCTAATTTGATAAGAAGACCTTCAGTACGTGTGTAGAAATGCAATGTGGTCAGCCCGACCTAAAGCTATCGACCCCATCGTCACACGCCATTCCAAGTGCCGCCCACGCGAGCCACAACCATATGTGCAGCCCCGCTCGTCGCCGTCGGGCACCGCGACACCTAATTGTTGATAGGCTGAGCCTCACCCGCCCAgtactcggggggggggggggggatgcagCCAAGGAGAGAAATCCCACAAGCTGACGGCGGCAGCAAATCCATACGGTGGAAGCAGCCAAATTGGGATTCGGTTGGCGTGGGCAATGGGGGGCTTGACCGCAGTAGAGACCGGATCTCCTAGGAGGGCGTCCGACCACGGTAGTATCCGTACCTCATGCCAGAGAAGGCGGCACCACTCACCGGAGATTGAGGGGTGGCGGACTTTCTGGGAAGAACCCAATCGAGTTCTCTAGGCAGAAATTTCTCTTCCCGACCTCCGCAATCTGTTGACCGGCGTCGCTCCCGATCGCGAGCATGCGCCGGAGACACATGCCGCTCAGCTCTACCTTGCCCCTGCCGAAGGCCGCATATCCCTTCGCTCATGCTATCGACTGCACGCGCTAGGATCTACCATGGAGAAGCACCTCCACAcccgcgggcgacggcggcgaggctcTCTCGTTCCCTTGCTCGCGAGGGTGGGCGCGGGGATCACCCTCCAGGTTAGGGTGTGGCGCGCCCATCGGGTGCCACGGCGGCCGGCGCGTGGGCTTGACCCGCTGCCTCGACGCGACGGGCGGCGGTGTGGTGGCGGCGCATCCTGGAGGTTGATGGCGTCGGTATCTCTAGATGGCGCGGGCCATGGGCAGCGTGGGTCGTGGTCGTTTGCCTTTGCAGTAGCGGGTGGAGGCGGCGCCGTGGTGGTAGGTGGTCGGCCGACCTCTGCGGAGGAAGGAGGGCGGCTCGATGGCGGGCTGGATTGGGAGGTCGGCGGCGAGATGCGCTGCCATGTTGTGATTGCTGCAGGCTGGATCTGGGCCAGGCGGGCATGgatctgccggcggcggcgcgacggtgTCCTCTTGGTGGTGCTGGCCACGGAGAGGCGGCGATGGTGGCTCAATTTGGGGCGACGCGAGCTGGTGGGCGGCAGGCTGGTGGTGACGAGATCCACGCATCGGGGGTGGGATGGTGCGGGTTGCCGGACAAGGGAAATGCGGCGGCTACGGCGAGCTTTGGGGTTGGATCCGGGCCAAGCGGGCCTGGATCTGGCCATTGCTTTATGGGCCTTGTTGGGcccgagctttgcgggccgttttGCGGCTGCCTTTCCTGCGTCTAGCGGCTGGCGTACCCTACCACCTCTGCGTATGGACCTCGTGGGCTCCTAGGCTACGGATTTCCGGGGGTTGGTGGTAGAGGGGTTCGAGAGAAATCCTTGTCGGCTGGTCCGACACCGATGCAGCAGCGCCTGCGGGTGTCGCCTTTCCTTCTTGGAGGGCATCGTGGATCCCCGGTACCACCTAACTCCGagtatcgggggaaaccctaggtccagtTCGCtggtccgggcagcagcggcgtgTTGACGTCGTATCCCTTTCTGAAGGTGTTGCCTTGGTACTTGGTGATCCGTGGTGCGTGTAGCGTGGTAGGGAAACTTCGGAGGACGTCGACAGTTGCGGAGTGCCATCGTTTAGTCAATCTGGCATTAGCTTTCTTTGTATCTTCCCTTTCAGTTGGGCATGTTTCTACTGTTGCCCCAACATTTTTTCTTTGTTTGAGCTCTTGTATAGTGtcgttgctttatttataaagcggaacgaaagcctatttcgaggaaaaGATCTTGTTTCATAGCTATTGATCGAAACCGAAGGCATGTGCCTTTGGATCGGATTCTTGCACCTGCCAGGAGAGGCACGAAGCCACTCACCCCATTGTTGAATTTCTTCCTTTTCAGCACTGCAGCCACCCTCCGGGTGGAATAACATACCACATTCAAAGCAAAAGTGAGGTATTTTCTCATACTTTACATCAAACCATTTGCCCTcaacctcgtcttctgaatccctcAGCATAACTCCACGAACCAAAGGTTTTGAAACCTGAATTTCGACCCTTATCCAAAGTTCTTCTCCCCAGGCGAGTCCATCTGCATCCACATCCCCGGACAAGTACTTGCCAATCCAGTTGCCAATCAGCTTCACATACACCTTATTCATCATgtccagagggaggtcaaggacTCTCACCCATACAGCCATTTTCTCGAAGGCCATGTCGGATGGACGAACCTTTCCATCATACTCCTCCAGCAAGATAGCATTGAAGTCGAACTGCCATGGGCCATTCTTGGTCGCATGCTTCCAATCCCGCTCTGAACCGAAACGGACGACGAACCTGTTGTCCCCCATGTCTTTGAAATGTGCTGGTTTGTGCAGGCCCCATGCGCGCTGCATCGCACGCTCCAAAGCAGAGATCACCAGCTTCCAGGGCGTGCAGGCTTTGCCAACCGCCGCTCATCTTGGCTTCGGGACATGTTCAGAACTTCAGATCCCACATCCTTGATCACTAGCCCTGACGCCTCCTTGTCCGTGAGGATGAGATCTCCCAACCTTGCCGACAAGGAAGA encodes:
- the LOC124652201 gene encoding uncharacterized protein LOC124652201, which codes for MAAGLLLGDATAAPRAHLAVCRPRLHLCSWAPRPLRPRRLSRGHAPAARFAASASGGGGGEYKSEEEERREREAEMRRRLKEAEEMDELERTAEELQSRASADDESEEEKRERVRRELEKVAKEQAERRATAKQMFDMGQRAYGKGMYGRSIEFLEAALTIIRPSSLLGGEIQIWLAMAYDANRRHKDCIALYKQLERTHPVISIRRQAADFRYIAEAPKLKISNDEVVTIPQIGSSWDWYAGTWSDKIEEQEEKKRKIVAASSQPESSANIFGNLFLLRPPMEWKRSDWAIVTLWIVLIGTAFYLQR